The Anomalospiza imberbis isolate Cuckoo-Finch-1a 21T00152 chromosome 2, ASM3175350v1, whole genome shotgun sequence nucleotide sequence TCTGCTGTGGGTGTGGGTGTCTGTCAGGACACGAAGAGGGGCCCAGTTTTGCAGCCTCATCTTGCTCTCATGAAGCCGAGTCACCATGGAACATCTTGCTCTCGCAAGTTGGCCCAATGGAACAAACACCCCACAGACAGACCCctcttccctcctttcccagcagAACATCACACATCTCTAGGCAAAATTCAATCTTAGTGCTGCTCATCTCCCTGTCAGTATCCAGAAGGCTCTGGGACACCCACAGGGCAGGTTTGTCACCCATAGTGGGACCCAGATCTCACCAGCTCCCAGGGGAATTTGGAGCCCGATCCAACAAACCCAGCCTGGAAGACGTTGGAGCCCATTACGTATAGAGGCCCACAATAAAACTTTTCCCTGATGACTAAGTAGGTGCAGGGTCTAAACCCTTAAGCAGAACCCCTGCTCCATCCAGCCCTTGGACTATTTGCACAGCAGAACAATCACTGTCAAAAGTGCTGGGAGGTACAAGGAAGAGGAGTCAGCCTCGGTTCTGTCTCCCCCCATGCCGGAAGAAACCCCTTCAGTCTGTCCGTCCGGTTGTGTGCTGTTACTGTACACTTCAGTGGCATTTGCCACCTCTTCAGGAAGGCCCATCTGGAGCAAGAGTTTGGAGATAAGGCTGTTGAACTTGCTCTCTGTGGTGGACAAAGGCTCCTCGCTTGGGGTCGGCCGCTCGGACGTGATGTTCAGCTCCTCCGGGTCGAGACAGTAACCTTCGGGAGACCTCTCGAAGAGCACGTCCATCAGATCAATCCCAGCCACTGAGGAGGGGGAGGCACACGGAATATCCCTGACCAGCCTGTAGTTCTCCATCCACTCCTTGAGCCACTCGATGCGGCAGTCACACTCCCAGGGGTTGCGGAAGAGGTACAGGCGTCCCAGGAAGTACACGGGCTCGAACACGGAGAAGGGCAGCGTCGTCAGGTTGTTGCTGTTCAAGTGCAGCGCCACCAGGCTGGTGAGGTTCTCAAAAGCCCCCTCCTCAATGTAGCTGATCCTGTTGCGGTCCAGGTAGAGGAACTCCAGCTCCCCCAAGTCCCGGAACCAGGTGTTGGAAATGTTCCTGAGAAAATTCCCCCCCAGGTTGAGCATCTTCAGGCGCCTCAGGCCATCAAAGGAGTTTTCTGGAAGCTCACTGATCAAGTTGTCATTCAGGTACAGGTACTCCATCCTCTGACAGCCCTGAAAAGCTCGCTCGTGGATGACATTTATCTTGTTGTCCTGCAGATTCAGGTATTTCAGCTTGGTCAGGCCCTGCAGGGAGTTATAGGCCACCGCTTCGATCCTATTTCTCTCCAGGTACACATGGGTCAAGTTCTCCATGCCCCTGATGGCGCCTGGGATCCTTCGGAAGTTGTTCTGGAAGCAgaacagctcctgcagagcaggcagctcAATGAAGATCCTGTCTGGGATGTTGAAGAGGTTGCAATCGGCCAGGTCCAGCCTCACAAGGCGCCGGAGCGCGGTGAAGGTCCGAGTGTGGAGATAGCGAATGTACTCGTTGTGGGCCATCTTCAGCTCCGTCAGGCTGGGTAGCCCCTTGAACGCCCCTGGCGTGATGAAGGAGATGTTGTTGTGGTTGAGGGACAGGGACTTGAGGGAAGGCAGCGTCCCAAAGGCCCTCTCAGACAGGAACTTGATGCTGTTTTTATCCAGGTTGATGGAAGAGGCTTCGCAGGGGAACTCGCTGGGGATCTGCCCCAGCCCGGCACGGTCACAGAGCACGGAGCAGCTCCTCTCCGGGGTGCACACGCAGCTGGGCGGGCAGGAGCGCACGCAGGCCCACACCCCATGGACCTGTGGCACCCAAAGGATCACTGCCATCCCCACAGAGGTGCggcaggagagaaaagaatGCATCATTAGCAAATTAATTAGAGCAGTACAAAGAAATTAcactttttcctcccctctaGCCAAGCTAATTGCCACCTCGGTGCTGACTGAGGAGCTCTTGTgtaaaattcctaaaaatctTCTGGGCTTTCTAAACCTACTGAGAATATATGTCATAAAATATAGAATTCAGTATTTCTCAAGTGTCTCTGTTGGGCTCTCTCTGCTGCCTGATGGGGACATGGTTTGGCCAGTGAGCAGGCAGAAATGCATTGAAGGCCAGCAGCTGTGGGTGGGTtacagcatccctgggtgtggaAAAGGGGATGGCAGTATATCCTGAGTCTGGTCAATTAATTGCCCAAAGTGTGTCAAATTCATactttttgcttctttctttcttttattctttcaacCTGATGTTTCTCCACCAGAGCCATGAGCTGGTGAAAGGGGAACTCTCAGCTCTCAAGGAGATGTAATGCAGTGTTGGAAAACACATTCCCACTGTGTACTGCTATGACAGCATGAGTAAAAACAAACTAAGAGATATTGTTCAACTGCTGGCTTCATGATCTCATAATAGATGAGAAACTCTGCATCTCCAGAACAGTTTTTGCTACTTTGGCAGTTCTCAAGTCACTATAGTGCCCTTTGTTTGATGGGAGCTGCCACTTCGTCCTTTATCAGCCTGACTGGGAGGTGCAAGGCTGATGTTTCCTCCCAGGTTAGTCCCACACAGGTGGGTGAAAAACAAGGAAGAGAAGAAGGCTCTTGGGAGAAATGAGAGAACAAAAAGGAGCAAAAGGACTGGGAGACACCAGCCTCCACAGACAGGttttttgtggggaaaaagggaaaaaacatccagtcaaaaaaatctgaaaagtttttggttttttgggggttttttgtttgttggtttgtttgggttttttgggtttgttttgatttggtttgtttttggggttttttttgggtttttttaatgtttttctcctctgaaaGAGAGGAAATTCAGGTTAGATatatggaagaaattctttactgtgagggtggtgaggcactggcacagagtacccagagaagctgtggatgccctaATCCTgccagtgttcaaggccaggatggatgaAGCTCTGAgaaatctggtctagtggaaggtgtccctgcacatgaCAGAGGGCTTGGAATGAGATGGCCTTTTAAGTACTTTCCAGCACAACTCTTTCTCTAATTCCATGAAAATAAACTAATTAGAGAGGAAGAATTGAAGGCAGTTTTCCTAATTGCTCTCCCAGACACACCCTACCTTCTCCTCCACAAAATGAGCAGCCACACCAGCAATCTCCTTGTAGTCACAAGCATGAAATGGTGCAATTGCTGCTGACTGGTTTTGTGCTGCAGTTTATTAGCTCCCATACAAAAAtaatccttttcttcttttttttttcagcatatcATGAGATACCAACAGCTTTACCAACAGCCACCTCTATTACAGCACTGCTGGGATCGGGGGGGTTCCTCCATACTCCTGCTGAGTGTCCAGAGGCGgaagctcccagcagctgggctgcctCTCCCTGTGGCTTGCAGCACAGGGATTGCCCACTACAGCTGTATTCCCATGGGCATTTTTAATAAGACAGACTTGTGAGGTGATATGCCCAGAAGCATCACCTTCAGCAAGCatcaagttttatttttgtagtCTTTAAGGCTTTAATGTACAGGAGAAACAGCAGCTGGGGCTACAATTGCTCTGCCTTTCCTCTATCCTTTCTAAAGACAACACGCATGGGGCTGTATTTAGGAGTTTACACTGCCTGTGTAAAAGAGACTTGCAAAACCAGTTGTTGGGCAAGTCCCTGCTGAAGGGCATCAacccaagagctgccctggaGCCTGGGTCTGTTCAAACCATTCTGGTTATTGCATGTAGGAAAGGTATTCAAATACACAGAGAGCATCACAAAAGGATGAGCTGTGGCCTCTTCATCAAAATTCAGGTCTCATCATGCCTGGGCACACTATTGTGACTGGAGAATTAACAAAACAACATCACTTCAAGGATAAATGATAGTGAAGGACTCTGGGAGGTGGAAAGGATTTTAGACAGGTTGTCATTTTGTTTGTCTGCTCTTCCCCTTTTTCCCATGCCCTTATCTAACAGCCACAGCTAAAGAAAAGTCCCCTTCAATCCCCCTGAAAACAGCTGGAGTATAAGGACAAGAAGGGGAACAATATGCTGGTCTCAGATTGCTCTTTCTTTGTGCAGCCTACCCAGGGGCTGCCTCATTTGCTGCCCTCTGCACCAGTCCACCCTCTGCGTGCCAACAGGGGCATATGTTGTTTTTGTTAGGCAGTTACATAAACTGAGGGCCAGACAGATTAAGG carries:
- the NYX gene encoding nyctalopin isoform X1, encoding MFAIVLNVILWVPQVHGVWACVRSCPPSCVCTPERSCSVLCDRAGLGQIPSEFPCEASSINLDKNSIKFLSERAFGTLPSLKSLSLNHNNISFITPGAFKGLPSLTELKMAHNEYIRYLHTRTFTALRRLVRLDLADCNLFNIPDRIFIELPALQELFCFQNNFRRIPGAIRGMENLTHVYLERNRIEAVAYNSLQGLTKLKYLNLQDNKINVIHERAFQGCQRMEYLYLNDNLISELPENSFDGLRRLKMLNLGGNFLRNISNTWFRDLGELEFLYLDRNRISYIEEGAFENLTSLVALHLNSNNLTTLPFSVFEPVYFLGRLYLFRNPWECDCRIEWLKEWMENYRLVRDIPCASPSSVAGIDLMDVLFERSPEGYCLDPEELNITSERPTPSEEPLSTTESKFNSLISKLLLQMGLPEEVANATEVYSNSTQPDGQTEGVSSGMGGDRTEADSSSLYLPALLTVIVLLCK
- the NYX gene encoding nyctalopin isoform X2, coding for MTEDETHLYSSCVLLDPLSFLARPEMPLENNQVILWVPQVHGVWACVRSCPPSCVCTPERSCSVLCDRAGLGQIPSEFPCEASSINLDKNSIKFLSERAFGTLPSLKSLSLNHNNISFITPGAFKGLPSLTELKMAHNEYIRYLHTRTFTALRRLVRLDLADCNLFNIPDRIFIELPALQELFCFQNNFRRIPGAIRGMENLTHVYLERNRIEAVAYNSLQGLTKLKYLNLQDNKINVIHERAFQGCQRMEYLYLNDNLISELPENSFDGLRRLKMLNLGGNFLRNISNTWFRDLGELEFLYLDRNRISYIEEGAFENLTSLVALHLNSNNLTTLPFSVFEPVYFLGRLYLFRNPWECDCRIEWLKEWMENYRLVRDIPCASPSSVAGIDLMDVLFERSPEGYCLDPEELNITSERPTPSEEPLSTTESKFNSLISKLLLQMGLPEEVANATEVYSNSTQPDGQTEGVSSGMGGDRTEADSSSLYLPALLTVIVLLCK